A genomic stretch from Malus domestica chromosome 15, GDT2T_hap1 includes:
- the LOC103446352 gene encoding haloacid dehalogenase-like hydrolase domain-containing protein Sgpp isoform X1 has translation MEAWCCTLDSECSMTIGTSKSSLSGVAPLEVVLFDIDGTLCDSDQIHYYAFREMLPEIGFNGGVPITEEYYIENFAGKHNDDVARILFPDDLERGLKFTEDKEAMFRRLAVDKLKPVNGLYKVKKWIEDRGLKRTKSMTSLELILMFQHPIWAPMLRPSLNIYF, from the exons ATGGAAGCCTGGTGTTGTACGTTGGATTCAGAGTGCAGCATGACAAT TGGAACCAGCAAAAGTTCACTCTCTGGAGTTGCTCCACTTGAAGTTGTATTATTTGATATTGATGGAACGCTGTGTGATTCGGATCAAATTCATTACTATGCCTTTCGTGAAATGCTACCAGAG ATAGGTTTCAACGGAGGTGTTCCGATTACTGAGGAGTACTATATTGAGAATTTTGCTGGGAAGCATAACGATGATGTTGCCAGGATACTGTTTCCTGATGACTTAGAAAGAGGCTTAAAGTTCACAGAAGACAAGGAAGCCATGTTTCGCAG ATTGGCCGTAGATAAATTGAAGCCTGTGAATGGTCTCTATAAAGTGAAGAAATGGATTGAAGATCGTGGGTTGAAACGGACAAAATCCATGACCTCATTGGAACTCATACTGATGTTCCAGCATCCGATATGGGCACCAATGCTCAGACCATCCTTAAATATCTATTTTTAG
- the LOC103446352 gene encoding haloacid dehalogenase-like hydrolase domain-containing protein Sgpp isoform X4, with the protein MVDLMSKLCGTSKSSLSGVAPLEVVLFDIDGTLCDSDQIHYYAFREMLPEIGFNGGVPITEEYYIENFAGKHNDDVARILFPDDLERGLKFTEDKEAMFRRHCVCLWADQ; encoded by the exons ATGGTTGACTTGATGAGCAAACTATG TGGAACCAGCAAAAGTTCACTCTCTGGAGTTGCTCCACTTGAAGTTGTATTATTTGATATTGATGGAACGCTGTGTGATTCGGATCAAATTCATTACTATGCCTTTCGTGAAATGCTACCAGAG ATAGGTTTCAACGGAGGTGTTCCGATTACTGAGGAGTACTATATTGAGAATTTTGCTGGGAAGCATAACGATGATGTTGCCAGGATACTGTTTCCTGATGACTTAGAAAGAGGCTTAAAGTTCACAGAAGACAAGGAAGCCATGTTTCGCAG GCACTGCGTTTGCTTATGGGCAGACCAGTAG
- the LOC103446352 gene encoding haloacid dehalogenase-like hydrolase domain-containing protein Sgpp isoform X3 → MEAWCCTLDSECSMTIGTSKSSLSGVAPLEVVLFDIDGTLCDSDQIHYYAFREMLPEIGFNGGVPITEEYYIENFAGKHNDDVARILFPDDLERGLKFTEDKEAMFRRHCVCLWADQ, encoded by the exons ATGGAAGCCTGGTGTTGTACGTTGGATTCAGAGTGCAGCATGACAAT TGGAACCAGCAAAAGTTCACTCTCTGGAGTTGCTCCACTTGAAGTTGTATTATTTGATATTGATGGAACGCTGTGTGATTCGGATCAAATTCATTACTATGCCTTTCGTGAAATGCTACCAGAG ATAGGTTTCAACGGAGGTGTTCCGATTACTGAGGAGTACTATATTGAGAATTTTGCTGGGAAGCATAACGATGATGTTGCCAGGATACTGTTTCCTGATGACTTAGAAAGAGGCTTAAAGTTCACAGAAGACAAGGAAGCCATGTTTCGCAG GCACTGCGTTTGCTTATGGGCAGACCAGTAG
- the LOC103446352 gene encoding haloacid dehalogenase-like hydrolase domain-containing protein Sgpp isoform X2, whose product MVDLMSKLCGTSKSSLSGVAPLEVVLFDIDGTLCDSDQIHYYAFREMLPEIGFNGGVPITEEYYIENFAGKHNDDVARILFPDDLERGLKFTEDKEAMFRRLAVDKLKPVNGLYKVKKWIEDRGLKRTKSMTSLELILMFQHPIWAPMLRPSLNIYF is encoded by the exons ATGGTTGACTTGATGAGCAAACTATG TGGAACCAGCAAAAGTTCACTCTCTGGAGTTGCTCCACTTGAAGTTGTATTATTTGATATTGATGGAACGCTGTGTGATTCGGATCAAATTCATTACTATGCCTTTCGTGAAATGCTACCAGAG ATAGGTTTCAACGGAGGTGTTCCGATTACTGAGGAGTACTATATTGAGAATTTTGCTGGGAAGCATAACGATGATGTTGCCAGGATACTGTTTCCTGATGACTTAGAAAGAGGCTTAAAGTTCACAGAAGACAAGGAAGCCATGTTTCGCAG ATTGGCCGTAGATAAATTGAAGCCTGTGAATGGTCTCTATAAAGTGAAGAAATGGATTGAAGATCGTGGGTTGAAACGGACAAAATCCATGACCTCATTGGAACTCATACTGATGTTCCAGCATCCGATATGGGCACCAATGCTCAGACCATCCTTAAATATCTATTTTTAG